In the genome of Chryseobacterium sp. 52, the window CGTAAAGGCGTAATGTCATTTTTTTTCGTTTAGTGAGAATCTCCTTTTCACGGACTTTTTATTCCGTTTCGCATACCCGAAGACTTTAGTTTAGGAGTTACTTTTGTACAAATATAACAATTGTTTAGAATCATTCTTAATAACTAAGCTTGTTTTTACCAAGGTTATTTCTGTGAATTCCAAAAATTAAATAAAAAGACAACCCTAAACATTTAAAACATAGAAAGAAAAATGAAATATTCAAACAAAATAAACTGGGCTTTTGCGTCGGCAATACTTGTGTCATTATGTTGGTTAATCGGTGATATTTTTGTTGCCGGATTTGATCCTGATCCGGGTGATTATCCTTTGTTTTCAAAAGACTATGCCGGTCAGGCAGATGTCGTATTTGCAACCCTGATGCTGGAAGGATCTACGCCCAGACTGATGTTTGGAGCATTGATAGGAGCGTTAACAGGTCCGTTGTTGTTGCCAGCAACCTGGCTGGTCTATCAGTTTTTCACAGACAGGAAAAAGTGGTATGCAGTCTTGACTTACTGGATTTTGCTCGCAGGTGCAGTGCTGTCTCCTTTGGGCCATGCCGGCTTTTTTTATGTCGGAGAAATTTATAAAGCAGTTTATCATACGGACCCTATTGCCCATCCTTATCTTTTAGAAACCGGAAGAGGTTTTATGAAAATGCTGAATATTGCATGGGGAGCTGCCATCGGTGTTTTAGCTGTGGGCTGGATCACCTTTGCAGTCTGTATTATTTTAAAGAAAACACTACTTCCACGATGGATGGCTATTCTGACCCCAATTGTCCTGACTTTGCTTATTATTCCTCTGAAAAACGTATTGCCTCTGCCATATTCCGGTTGGGTAGGAGGAGCCATATTCAATATTGCCTATCTTATATTTTTCAGTTCGTTACTGTTCTTCTTCAGAAAGAAACTTTTTGCAGAGGAAAGCAATAATTAGATCCAATGTATCATCCTATCCGGATAGGAATTCGAACGAATGGGAATGAAAGAGCAATCAATGCATTTTGATCGTTAATACATTAATCTTGTTAGAAGCATAGAAATATGCTGATGAATCCTGTGATTGTTAAAATTGCAGGATTTTTGGTTGAACCAATTGTTGAGGTTTTCAAAAAAAATCTGATTATTTCTAAAGCGAAAGCATTTTCAGTTATCTGTTTCTGTACGCTTTAAGACTTGATCCTTTATGTCGTTTGAAAAATTTATTGATGTGACTTTCATCGGCAAACCCAAATTCATCTGCTATTTCGTGAACCCTTTTATCACTAAACTGCAACCGGTGTTCTATCAACCGGATCCGGTAAGATGAGATATACTGTTGTACAGATTCATTGCAGTGTTTACGGAAATAACTGCCGAGATATGTGGCAGACAATCCAAATTTTGCTGCGATTACAGCAATCTTTAAAAATTCGGGCTGACGTATATGCTCCTGTATATAATCCAGTATTTGCAATAACCTGAGATCTGCGTTGGGCGAGATATTGTGAGGTTTAATAACCGCGATATTTCCGGCAGTGATAACGATAATGGCATTGACCAGATGCCTTACAAGATCTTCGCTATACACAGTTGGATGTTCTGTAGACTGTTGTAGACTGTGAATCAGTGAAGCAACCATCTGTCTGTCTTCATTATTCACAAGTACAGAACCTGACAAATGAGAGGCATGATACAAAAGACATTCTATATGGTCTATACTTTTCCATTGGTATTCCCTGATGTAGCTTTCACCGAATCGAATAACCATAAACTCGCAGGTACCTTCCAAATCAAACTCGTGACGGTCGTTAGGGGTGATCAGAAATAAATCTCCCGGACCATAGGGAAACTGATTTCCATTGACAGTATGATTCCCGGTTCCGGAAATAACATACACCATTTCAAAAAAATTAAATTGCCGCTCACGTAAAGGGCATTCGTCTACTTTTTCATAAAATACTTCCAGTGATTGATGGATATTTTCCCTTGCCATGCTGCAAAGATACCTAAACAGGCTTTAATTGTACCTGTTTTTGTTCTTTTTACCGGTCTATTTTTGCTGAATAATATCAATAGTAGTATGAGAGCAATCGTATTGGAAAAGTTTGGA includes:
- a CDS encoding helix-turn-helix domain-containing protein, whose protein sequence is MARENIHQSLEVFYEKVDECPLRERQFNFFEMVYVISGTGNHTVNGNQFPYGPGDLFLITPNDRHEFDLEGTCEFMVIRFGESYIREYQWKSIDHIECLLYHASHLSGSVLVNNEDRQMVASLIHSLQQSTEHPTVYSEDLVRHLVNAIIVITAGNIAVIKPHNISPNADLRLLQILDYIQEHIRQPEFLKIAVIAAKFGLSATYLGSYFRKHCNESVQQYISSYRIRLIEHRLQFSDKRVHEIADEFGFADESHINKFFKRHKGSSLKAYRNR
- a CDS encoding DUF6796 family protein, with the translated sequence MKYSNKINWAFASAILVSLCWLIGDIFVAGFDPDPGDYPLFSKDYAGQADVVFATLMLEGSTPRLMFGALIGALTGPLLLPATWLVYQFFTDRKKWYAVLTYWILLAGAVLSPLGHAGFFYVGEIYKAVYHTDPIAHPYLLETGRGFMKMLNIAWGAAIGVLAVGWITFAVCIILKKTLLPRWMAILTPIVLTLLIIPLKNVLPLPYSGWVGGAIFNIAYLIFFSSLLFFFRKKLFAEESNN